The following are from one region of the Rhinoraja longicauda isolate Sanriku21f chromosome 3, sRhiLon1.1, whole genome shotgun sequence genome:
- the LOC144592251 gene encoding forkhead box protein D3-like, with protein MTLRGDLRVAGHRKVVEQEEAEIDILVDNEEGEGVEEESGGQRRRGLYFLSGRQGRDKARPGETGHCQTDTESCEICPGMSAKPKVNLAKPPYSYIALITMAILQSPQKKLTLSGICEFISSRFPYYREKFPAWQNSIRHNLSLNDCFIKIPREPGNPGKGSYWTLDPASEDMFDNGSFLRRRKRFKRYQHREAELAREGGALVLYHNVTCYGRPIPYLLQPQAVFHHSPFGFTPEVAALSSPAQSLSDSRLSRKLQQAQPSSAGRQAHLQLTGSKPGSAISSRPSFNIEDIIGSSNVQPRTLHPYSNSQTRPDYCSLIQSVPCLLSTVLNMSTRTAYGHLNRPRRHALNHETAPALKLHPPAV; from the coding sequence ATGACACTTCGTGGAGATCTCCGGGTCGCGGGCCACCGCAAGGTGGTGGAGCAGGAGGAAGCGGAGATTGACATCCTTGTGGATAACGAAGAAGGGGAAGGAGTGGAGGAGGAGTCCGGTGGCCAAAGGCGGCGGGGTCTGTACTTTCTCAGCGGGAGACAGGGCAGAGACAAGGCGAGGCCAGGAGAGACTGGACACTGCCAGACAGACACGGAGAGCTGCGAGATATGTCCCGGCATGAGCGCCAAGCCCAAGGTGAACCTGGCCAAACCCCCCTACTCCTACATCGCGCTCATCACCATGGCCATCCTGCAAAGCCCCCAGAAGAAGCTCACCCTGAGCGGCATCTGCGAGTTCATCAGCAGCCGCTTCCCTTACTACAGGGAGAAGTTCCCCGCCTGGCAGAACTCCATCCGGCACAACCTGTCCCTCAATGACTGTTTCATCAAAATACCCCGGGAGCCGGGCAACCCGGGCAAGGGCAGCTACTGGACTTTGGATCCGGCGTCTGAGGACATGTTCGACAACGGCAGCTTCCTCCGCAGGAGGAAACGTTTCAAGAGGTACCAGCACCGAGAGGCCGAGCTGGCGAGGGAGGGTGGAGCACTGGTCCTCTATCACAATGTCACCTGTTACGGCCGCCCCATCCCCTACCTTCTGCAGCCCCAGGCAGTCTTTCACCACTCGCCCTTCGGCTTCACCCCCGAGGTTGCAGCCCTCTCCAGCCCCGCTCAGAGCCTATCCGACTCTCGCCTCAGCAGGAAGCTTCAGCAAGCCCAGCCCAGCAGCGCAGGCCGCCAGGCACACCTTCAACTCACGGGTTCAAAGCCCGGCTCCGCCATCTCCAGCCGCCCTTCCTTCAACATCGAAGACATCATTGGAAGTTCAAATGTCCAGCCGCGCACGCTGCATCCTTACTCAAATTCTCAGACCCGGCCTGACTATTGCAGCCTTATTCAATCCGTCCCTTGCCTGCTGTCTACGGTTTTAAACATGTCCACAAGGACAGCCTATGGCCACTTGAACAGACCTCGTCGCCACGCTCTCAACCACGAAACAGCACCCGCTCTGAAATTGCACCCACCAGCAGTCTAG